The nucleotide window TGCATCGGCGACGGGCCGCGGTACAGCGGCAGGAGGGACGGATGAATGTTGAGGGGACCGATGGACGGGATGTCGAGGGCCCACTTCGGCACGATGAGCCCGAAGGACACCACCACGTAAAGGTCGGGGTGCAAGTCCGCTATGGACCGAGCCTCGTCGTCCCTGAAGGAGTCTATCTCGATAATGGGCAGACCCAGTTGAAGCGCGGCGTTCTTGACCTCGTTGTCGTCGATCTGGTAGCCCCTGCCCCTGGGACGCGCCCTCTTCGTCACAACGGCCACCACCGAGTCTTTTATCTGTAAAAGGGATGGTATGGAGAAGGAGGAGGATCCGAAAAAAACGATCCTCATTCCTTCTTACCTGTGTACTTTTTTTTGAAAATGTTCTTTTTTATGGGACTCAACCGATCAATGAAAAGCACACCATCGAGGTGATCGATCTCGTGCTGGAATGCGCGGGCAAGCTGCCCCTCGCACTCGAAATCGACGGTATTGCCCCTGAGGTCCGTTCCCCGGGCATGCACTTTCTTCGCTCTCTTCACGTACTCGTAATAGCCCGGAACGCTCAGGCACCCTTCCTCGCCATTCTCCTCGAGGTGGGTCTCGATGATGACGGGGTTGATGAGAATGATGGGTTCCTTCTCCCTGGGGTTCAAAGACGCGTCGATGGCTATGAGCCTCACCGGAAACCCGACCTGCGGCGCCGCAAGCCCCGCGCCATGGGCAAGAAGCATCGTCTCGATCATATCTCCCGAGAGTTTCACGATGACGTCCGTGATGTTCTCCACAGGCTTGGCGATCTTCTTGAGGACAGGGTCGGGGATGACACGGATATCAATTGTGGACATGCACTATTTTAAAACCATCCGCGCGCAGAGTCAATAACTGGAACGCCCTAACTCACATTGTTGACACCATCACCGGCAGGACTTAACTTGATTCCATCTCACATACCATACAAGGAGGTTCCCATGGCCGACAGACAAAGTGGAAAAGTAAAAGTGCTCGGTTTCGCGGGAAGTTTGAGGAAAGGATCCTTCAACAAGATGCTCCTCAAGGCCGCGGTCGAGGTCGCGCCCGCGGACGTGGAACTGGAAATATTCGACATCGAAGGGATACCCCTTTCAATCAGGACTTGGAGAACGAACCCCACGCGAAGGTCAGGGAGCTGAAGGAAAAGGTCAAGGCGTCGGATGCCGTCCTGATAGCCACGCCCGAATACAACTACTCCGTTCCAGGCGTCCTGAAGAACGCCATCGACTCGGCGTCGAGGCCTTACGGTACGAACCCGTTCGAGGGCAAGCCCGCCGCCATCATGGGCGCCTCGATCGGCATGCTCGGGACCGCCAGGGCGCAGTACCATCTGCGGCAGACATGCGTCTTCCTCAATTGTTTCGTTCTCAACAGGCCCGAGATAATGGTCCCCTTCGCGGAGCAGAAGTTCGATGCCTCGGGCAACCTCACGGATGACAGGACGAAGCAGCTGATACAGGAACTCCTGGCCGAACTGGCAAAGTGGGCCAGGAAGCTGGGGCAGGCGAAGTGAGCAGGAAAACGTTTTCGTCAGGCCGGCGCCGGATACATTATCTCGCGCCCGGTTTCCTCCCCTCCACCAGGCA belongs to Syntrophorhabdus sp. and includes:
- the def gene encoding peptide deformylase — translated: MSTIDIRVIPDPVLKKIAKPVENITDVIVKLSGDMIETMLLAHGAGLAAPQVGFPVRLIAIDASLNPREKEPIILINPVIIETHLEENGEEGCLSVPGYYEYVKRAKKVHARGTDLRGNTVDFECEGQLARAFQHEIDHLDGVLFIDRLSPIKKNIFKKKYTGKKE